Proteins from a genomic interval of Quercus lobata isolate SW786 chromosome 11, ValleyOak3.0 Primary Assembly, whole genome shotgun sequence:
- the LOC115968820 gene encoding chaperone protein dnaJ 11, chloroplastic-like produces the protein MFASSPSSFIQYPFQLSSSKAILNTKTKHLYTAAPPSTSQKFRPRKTISAYSTTGTKRPHNLNFQTEHQMASTSSLYEVLGIPMSASGHEIKSAYRKLARMCHPDVVSINQKETSANEFMKIHAAYSTLSDPDKRANYDREIYGHRRGSYYGSASTMTSSAGAAAAAAMSGFSGYSRRTWETDQCW, from the coding sequence ATGTTTGCCTCATCTCCAAGCTCTTTCATCCAATACCCATTTCAACTCTCATCCTCAAAAGCCATTCTAAACACCAAAACCAAACATCTTTACACAGCAGCACCACCATCTACCTCTCAAAAATTTCGTCCACGCAAAACCATTTCTGCTTACAGCACAACAGGGACAAAGAGACCACACAACCTCAACTTTCAAACCGAACATCAAATGGCTTCAACATCATCTTTGTACGAAGTACTTGGGATCCCCATGAGCGCTAGCGGCCACGAGATCAAATCTGCTTATAGAAAGCTTGCAAGAATGTGTCACCCTGATGTGGTGTCGATCAATCAGAAAGAAACATCGGCCAATGAGTTCATGAAAATCCATGCAGCGTATTCAACTCTGTCTGACCCTGACAAGCGTGCCAATTATGATAGAGAAATCTATGGGCATCGAAGAGGGTCTTATTATGGTTCTGCTTCCACTATGACATCATCGGCCGGAGCTGCGGCGGCGGCGGCGATGTCGGGTTTTTCGGGATACTCTAGGAGGACTTGGGAGACTGATCAGTGTTGGTAG